The stretch of DNA AGCCGAGCTGATGGAGCAGGTGCCCAACATTGCCATGTTTCTACACGAGAGTCGGCCCAACTTCCCCGCTGCCTTCTCTAGATACTTGGTACCCATCGTGGTCCGGTATCTCACTGATCCAAACAACCAGGTAGGATTCCAATCCAGTTTTCTCCAGGAAAGTGAAGAATAGCTTTTGAATCCCTGACTGCTTATTTTCCAGGTGCGAAAGACCAGCCAGGCGGCGCTGCTTGTGCTGCTGGAGCAGGGCCTCATCTCAAAGGCCGACATGGAGTCCAAAGTGTGCCCAGTTCTGCTGGACCTCACGGAACCCAGCAGCGACGACGATTACAAGATTGAGGCGGTTGCTGTAAGTCGGCCAGCATGAACGTAGTGGACCCCTGGAACTCAGTAGgacacaatccattcacaagactttttttgttaCCAGTATTCTGCAAAAGAAAGCCCAAATAATCAAATTCCATGTGGGAActgcctttttttccactgcaaTCTTCGGGTTTTCCATCAAACCATTTTGTGTTCCAAAGTCTActatgttatatgtttttgaAGTTTTGATACTTTCCCGTCATTGCCTCTCAATCTGTAAAGTTTTTCATTGATAAAACATTAGCATGACTTGAGCAATGTATCTAATGTTTATGTTGTACATCCCTGTGTTCAGATCATGTGCAAAGTAGTGACCATGCTGAGCAAAGACACAGTGGAACATCTCTTGCTGCCACGCTTCTGCGACCTTTGCAGTGACGCCAGACTCTTTCAAGTGCGCAAGGTATCTGCGTCTGAACACCTGGTAGATGTTATGTCTTGTTTATACCAGCCTTACAACTCAACATTTTAGCCACGGTGGGATTATGTTGCCACTATTTAGTCTGACTTAATATCATAAATATGCAAGTCAGACTTAATTCGATTCTGCACATCAGCTGGGCGCAGAAAATGTTTCCACTGTGGAATGTTCATTCTCTGGAAGGCTGGTGCCTGTTGGGGAAAGTATGCTTAGGCATTGTGTTCAAATTCCACAGTCACAGCTGAAAAATGGCTGTTTAgaataatgaatacatttagaATAATGTAACGAGTGTACACCTCTGCCATGGTTCAACATTTCTCAGCTGCAAATGTGGCATCTCTGATCTGCATCGGGTAACGCGGGTCAGGTTTTTATCCAAAACCACGAGAGCCTGATCTTTGTTATCGAAttccccatttttttttggtatgattcagttttcgatGATTTGGACAATTTGGTtaatttattcttataaaagtGTCGTCGGTGTTTTCACAAAGTGATGCAATCCCTTTTTTTAGTTAGTCAGTGACTCAAATCAATCATCCTGGTTTTTATAGATCATACAATTGTAATTCACACAGTGGAACTGGATGCAATTAATCATTTGTTTGAAGTTGGatcatttattcttataaaagtGTTGGTTATTGcagtatgatgatgatgatgataataacaacaataataataatcataaaatagCTGAAAGGTATAGGGGTATATTCTGGCATTAGCTGTTTTATACCCCAAGGTATAAACCGGACCGGGCCAGTTTACACCCTGGCCAAGGCCACATTATActcaatgtgcatttttttttttggagtgtgactgctaaataacccaccacggGGCCAACGAAAGTTGCGAgggccagcaatttgataagaAGGTGCAAACCACTATTGAATTAAAGACAGAAGTCATCGCAAAGCATGAAGATGGCATTCCCTCTCCGCTCCTCGCCGTCTTCGCCAACAGGAGTATTGTGTGTGAAACTATAGTAATTATTCCctataaaatgtactttttgttaacatttttgggtgtctgtaaTTGATCAATTGGAATTACATtacattctattctattctattaaattgcttcggttttcataTGTTTCGGTTTTCATTTGACCTTCTTGAAAATTTTGTTTACGAAAAACAAGgtagtccattttttttttgcatccaaGGGAAGTGAATGTAATAATGTCTTGCACAAGTGAAACAAATATATAGATCAGTGTCTGAAATTGAAAATTTCAAAAAATTTAAGGTCATGAACTGAAACTGCAGTTGAAATACCTGTATAACCTTTTCCCCCTATTGTACTGCAGGTCTGTGCTGCCAATTTCGGAGAGTTCTGTTCAATTGTAGGTCAGGAGGCCACAGAGAAACTACTGGTGAGCACTCTTGAaacatctttttacactttttttccgACATACCCAAAATTTTGTTTTCTGATTCTGGTCTCTCGCCTCATGCTTTAGATTCCCAAGTTCTTCGACCTGTGCTCAGACAGCCTGTGGGGCATCAGGAAAGCCTGCGCTGAGTGCTTTATGATGGTGTCCAACTCCACCTCTCCTGAGGTGCGACGTGCAAAGTTGTCCCCGCTCTTCATCAGCCTCATAAGTGACCAGTCCCGCTGGGTAAGACATACCCGGTGCTTGAAATTCTATTACAAAACCACATTTTTACCTCAATTAATACGAACTGCTatgatttcacactttttttttttttttttttttttaggtgcgGCAGGCTGCTTTTCAATCTCTGGGCCGTTTCATCTCCACCTTCGCCAACCCAACTGGTGCAGGCCTCCACTTCAGAGATGATGGCGGATTGCTTGATGTTTCCAGGTGCACGTCAGACAGGTAGAACGTCTGCACAGATGTTTTAAATTAAAGTAAATTTGAAAATTATGTGTTGGAAACTGATTCTTTTGTACTTCAACTTCCCCCGAACCTTAACAACCAGATACGGGATAATTTCCTGCATTAGACAGGATGATGTTAGgaatttttttgcgtgtttgtcattACAGTGATTGCTCCTTGAACTCTCTCAACTGCTCGGGCATTGGCGACTGTCACACAGAAAGAACCATTGCTCACACACCTCCCAACCAAGATGGCCGTGCCACGCCGTCCCCAGAGCACGTGCCGGCAGCCGACGAAATGAACTATGACGACAACCACACTTTAGCTCGTGGAGAGATGCTCGACAGCTACGCGCACGCGGGCACCAACGCCAGGAACGCTAAGGAGACAACGCAGACAGACGAGAACTTTAACTCTTTCCACTTCTGGAGGTCTCCTCTACCGGACATCAGCGGTGAGCTGGAGTTCCTTAGTTGTCAAACAGGGGAAGTGATGGTGAAGGAGGGGAGGaaagaggaaaagaaagaacCAGAGGGCAACTGTTTGGATTCCAAGGCCAGCCCTGGTAAAACTACCAGCGACCAGATCAAGATGGTCTTAGACTGTTTGCAACCGCACATGGACGACCCAGATGTCCAAGGTGAGAGGATGACGTCTTTGTGCTTGTATGCAAGTCTGTGTGTTGCTATGCCGACTGAACCGTGCCAATCTCCTCCAGCTCAAGTTCAGGTATTGTCGGCAGCTCTCAAGGCCGCTCAGCTTGACAGCCCGTCCGACAACAGTCCCACAGAAAGCCATCTGGCGCCATCCGCCGACAACGATGCTGACAGCTCGTCTGTTGAGAGTAAATCAGTAGAAGTGCAGTCTGAGGGCGAAGAGAGTCTCGCTGAGGACGAGCAAACAACGGAAAGCCTCTCAGCCAGCGAGTCGTGTCCGGTACAGGAACAAGGAGATGAGGAGACACAGACAGAACCCCTGGAGTATCCAGAAGTCTCTCCACCTGACTCCCCTGTTCTGGTAAGATGAGCTGCACTCAGGGTGGGAATCACAGAATAAAGGCTTCATTATGCTACAGCATAGTCACAATGCTAACGATGTGTTGATGCTGTTATAACTCTTAGTTTTGGCGGTTTTgcgggagggaaaaaaatgaaattatgtacaaaaaaaaatgctgtccaATCCGAGGTCTGCGTTCCACGTCGCCTTTGACACAAGGTTATAATTTTCTGGATGTGCACGTCAAGCTCAGCCGTAGGGTGTGGAGTGGGAGGAGCTCGCCGACGTCGCTGATACTGGCATCATGACATTGTAGTATGATGACGTGAAtgaagaatgaatgaatctCTTTGTAGTGTATCTATTCACGTGTGGTCTTGGAACGTAACCCCTTCTGACCAGTAGTAGTGGTCCCGATGAGGCTCGATACAAACATTTTGTCTGGTGTGATACCACAAGACTGTATCGTCTAGGCTCAAGAGACAAGCCAGCAGATGTCtcatgttgcttgttgttgttcctcAGGTGTCTGAACTCATTGAAAGTGTGGAAGAAGAGGGAAAGAATGACTCTGTGTCTGAAGATAAGCCGAAGGTCCAGGTGAGCACTTAAGACTATCACGGCATGCCCTCGTGCGTTCTTATCTGATCTGTTAACTAATTCCTCTCCTCGCCAGCAGAATATTATCCCCCAGCAGCTGTTGGATCAGTACCTGTCTATGACGGACCCGGCACGGGCCCAGACGGTGGACACGGAGATAGCCAAGCACTGTGCCTTCAGCCTGCCGGGAGTGGCGCTGACTCTGGGCCGACAGAACTGGCACTGCCTCAAGGACACTTATGAGACGTTGGCGACTGATGTGCAGGTAGGCGGAGCAATGGAGTACATGTCTTTGATGTTTGATGTCGGTGGCCCTTTGGATGATGTTTTCATTGTGATGTTGCGCCTCGCTTTGTTGCTCATCCATTTGGCGTCTCTTATCCCAGTGGAAAGTGCGGCGCACGCTGGCCTTCTCCATTCACGAGCTGGCGGTCATCCTGGGAGACCAGCTGACGGCGGCGGATCTCGTGCCTATCTTCAACGGTTTCCTCAAAGACCTGGACGAAGTCCGAATCGGAGTGCTCAAGCACCTCTACGACTTCCTCAAGGTACGACTGGAGCAGCGGCTCATCCTTGATGCTGTAGATATGGGACAGTGTTACCAAGCATCCTTTTATTGCTATCTTCTCCAACTAAGcacaaacagagaaaacaatACATATTAGACAGAAGTAAGACAACAGACTCATACGTTTCCTTGTTTTtctctggacagcgtacttcctgcagtggctattgtttcatcaatgtatTATAATGGTAGCTTTAAATGGCGATACACTCGTATTACCGAAAATATCAGACATAAtgaagtaaataagccatttaagatgtaaataaaactcctgctcgtgtgtgtcacagtaaatgagTGCGTGAATgaattttagcttgtcgtgggttacggccccaacagtagcctgtgttattattgtgactATTACGTTGttgtgtgagatcatttaaacctgcaatcaCTGCCTGTTCTGGTGATACCTAGTGGCCAATTTAGAATACTGCATTCACAATTGGAAtacttcttctgccttgtatttgtattttagtttatttagccatttttttgtgcattttaaaatgtgcattttaaaaacatttttttttttactaataaataggccgtattcaaccgcaAACCAGTGATcgtttattaatacatttttgaaaaaacttgATAGAGTGAGGGATATTGGAGGGATATTGTCGAGCCAAgtctaaatgtatttataatgtaaataaaatcatGTATGGGAAACCCTGCATCATTGCATAgatgtttacaaaaaaatgttgtggtTGCAGCTCCTCCATGCAGACAAGAGGAGAGAATATTTGTACCAGTTGCAGGAGTTCATGGTGACGGACAACAGTCGCAACTGGAGGTTCCGATACGAGTTGGCAGAGTGCGTCCGCAGGACAAGTAACCTGACTGTCTGTTCCTGGTGAACGATGTGTAAACCCTTCCTTGCTTTGGCTTCCTCCAGGCAGCTGATCCTGATCATCGAGTTGTACAGCCATTACGACGTGTACGACTACCTCAGGCAGATCGCACTCACACTCTGCTCCGACAAAGTCTCAGAGGTCAGGTGGATCTCCTACAAGCTGGTACGTTCCCCCGTAGAGCTTTGCTTTACTTCCTGTCTGCAATGGTTGGTGTACACAAAAGCAAATGTGTATTGCATTTGTTATTGTCGCAGGTGGTGGAGATCCTGCAGAAACTGTATTCCAGTGGCGCTGATGATTTAGGTCTTAACTTTATCAACGAGCTCACAGTCAGGTTCTGCCACTGTCCCAAGTGGGTGGGCCGACAAGCCTTTGCCTTCATCTGCCAGGTGAGTAGCACCCCCACGGATTGCTTTTCCATCTAGAAGCGTCAAGTCAAGCCTTACCTGGGTGTGATAAGCTAACTAATTCTAAGAACTCACCACCTCCTCACTCATTTTGAAGTAAATCTTTCACATCAGCGCATTTGTCTGTGTGCGTCCTCAAGGCTGTCGTAGAGGAGGACTGCATGCCCATGGAGCAGTTCAGCCAGCATCTTCTCCCCAGCCTGCTCAGCCTCTCGTCTGACCCCGTGGCAAACGTGCGCGTGCTGGTGGCCAAGGCACTGCGACAGAGCATCATGGAGAAAGGTACACATCATAAAAACATCTACTTTGTTTTTTAGCAGGATGCTTCACAAAAAGtgtcatcttaaaaaaaaatagcacaatcctacaaaaaaatacattaaaaaaaagttcaggaaaagTCATAATCCTTTTAAGGGGTAAAAAAGCCGAGGTGTAATCCCATAATAAAACAGTGTTTTTATCCTACAGaagtaatttttttcccccaaggaATCCTAATCCTATGAGAAGAGCGTCAGTTTTCATGTGCTAAAGCACAATAAGTATAATCCTACAAAAACATCCAAGACAATGTAATCCTACAAAGGGAGAGCGGGGGAAATCCTAATTGTATAAGAAGAAAAGTCCCATTTTGTGTGAAAGACTTCAGAATACATTAAAAAGTtttaacacgacaagatgtaattattttttttttttaggaaaaaaaaaagtcctaatgtgtgatgaggaaaaatatcaacgtttctacaagaaaaaatgtcatggttctgaggaaaaaataaatttcatTTTCAGTCATTATTTTGGgcgggaaaaaaatgttatgttgcgcgaaaaaaaatgatgaggggaaaaaaatgttaatccaATGTcaaaacagttgttttttttgtgaaatacatCATCTTATCATTAAAAAAGTGTTGTTATAGAAGAAAAATGTGTACAGgtttttaatgaaatgaattcctaatgacctttttttgtgGATAATGCATAATCctttcaacaacaaaaagtggAAATCCTATgattgaattaccttgtgtacgaattccatccatccatccatcttctatgccgcttatcctcattagggtcgcggttatgctggagcctatcccagctgacttagggcgagaggcggggtacaccctggactggtcgccagccaatcacagggcacatatagacaaacaaccattcacactcacattcatacctatggacaattttgagtgtccaattaacctaacatgcatgtttttggaatgtgggaggaaaccggagtacccggagaaaacccacgcacgcacggggagaacatgcaaactccacacagaaatgcccaatggggattcgaacccaggtcttcctgatctcctgactgtgtggccaacatgctaactatgCGGCACTTGTGTACGAATTGGGCTCTATCAATAAACTTGTTAACTTGCTAACTTTGGGTGGTGTTGCATCCTCAGCCTACTTCAAGGAGGCGGGCTGTGCCTACTCGGACGAGCTGGAGGAGACGGTGATGGCGCTGCAGTCGGACAAAGACCGAGACGTGCGCTTCTTCGCCAGCCTGGACCCAAACAAAGACTTGATGGACACAGCACCGCTCATCTAGCCTCATTTGGACTCTACCTACCTAGCTACCCGATGGACTGACACACACGTCAGTCAGCACCATGACACCAGCACAcccaaactggaccccctctcctcctcctccctccagaAGTGCACCAAGCTCCACTTTGAGGGAGACAATAAAAGCATGATCTCGCTGCCTGGTCGGGGAAGCACACTAAAACTTTTCAGGAAATGAGCAGGACTCAAAATGTTTAGCAAGCATATCTCTCCAAAGCTAACTGTGAGcttaacaatgttttttttttttttttaaggagcaGGCAGGCGGGCGGCGTCTGCCTGACTCTTGACCTCAGGGGGACTGAACCTACACAAGCCaccacaaacaaacaagctgCCGTCTCGGGgccacagaaaaaacaaaaaacaaactcacaCCTCCTTCCATCGTTTTGTCCACTCTTCCTCTCCTACTAAGTGCACACTCTTTACAAGCGTGACTGAATGAACTCCCTTAAGCGGTGTGTCagtttaccaaaaaaaaaaaaaaaaaagtgacacgaCGCCTTCTCTTCTGCAGCAGGAGGCGGATGAAATACCTCCTTGCTGGACGTAGCTGGCCAGTGCGTCTTCTCGTCGAGCGTGGACTGCAGCATCCTAACAAGGGCTCAAGTGATGCAAGGAAAGCAAGCACACTGTACGCATGACCCTCCCCCCTTTTTTTGTGTATAGTCTCTCCCATCTCTTTCCTTGATGGTAGTGTTGAGTGTACAGTAGCATACAAGACTGGAAAGTATAAAAAGGCATCATGTATTCCCCACAATGTTGCAACCTCTTTCTTTTGTGTACAGTTTTAATGAAACCTGTGGATaaagtatgaatgaatgaatggaacaAAAGGCCAGTCTAGTAAAAGATTTGAGTACTGGGAGCACTCGCCAAGTCACCCTCGTTTTGGCTCACTTGTaaatgttaacttttttttttttttaaacgatcATTAACTTGAGAGCTGATTGTGGTGCGTTGCCGTGCATCTTTTGTCAACTCATCTCTCGTCTGTGTCCGCATTTCGTGTCCatctctttgctttttttttttttaagtagtagAACAgttaatatatacatttaatggAGATTATTTTTCTTCTCAATTATGCACCACTGTTCAAAGATTTTATATCCTAACTTTACAAGATTTACAGACctttgtaatatttcaatggtttcttttaaaaagacattttatgtaatgttatttttagtaCTCTGTAATTAAAATGATGAACAATGCTGTTTGGGTTGCTTCTCCTTCATGTTGCTCATCTAttttaatgaaaatgtaatataataaggCAAAAAAGCTATTAACAAAAAAcgaaaatacaataatacatcCATAATGTGAGACTGAGAATGGttgaaaatgaccaaaaatacaatttttcagCCCCACTgtaaattaaatatttgaaacatttacaaTTGTAAGCAGTTTGCAAACTGTGAAAAAGCTCAAAAATACGTATTTGTTTCAAATAGGGGTTTAACTAAAGTTAGCAAAGTTTTAAAATAATGGATTCAACTTCATtgtgcttttcaaggcacccaaatgcttcacaatgaagtgaacccattattcattcactcgtcagtcacacactggtggtggtaaactacatctgtagcACAGCTGCTCTGGGGTAGTCTTGACAGAAACATGGCTACCAATTCGCCCCTACGGCCTCCTGACCACCAAACATGCATTCACATTCAtatatacaccagtgtgggcaacactggaggcaaggtgggtgaaatgtctcctcctgagccactgccgcccacAATTTCTACACAATTACAGATTTTTTAACACAATTGATCAAACTGAGTTTTTAATTTCAAGGTGGTAAAGTTACTttataatatacaaataattgTATGTTTTCCTGTTCGACTTCCTGTGTAACCCCAAAATACCTCCCAGTCACTTTCGCTTAAACAGCAACAACTTCCGGTGCCAAGTGGTGCTCCCGAAACTCCGTACGAGCTCCATGTTACAGTGTCCCTCCAGGTGTCGCCTGGCGTGTTTGCTCATGTCCCCTCGGATCTGGAGCTTCTTGAAGTGGTCGAAGTCCGACCGGCCCAGCTTCCGGAGCCTCCTGGCCGCTGACCGATAACACTTCCAGGGCTGTGCCTCCAACAGGAGGTGCTCGCTGAGCTCCGCCAGACGAGAGAGCAGCCGCAGCAGGCCAGCGTCACCGTGGTTGAGGTGGACCCACATGGTGACAGCCAAGCACAAAGTCAGATGGAAATGCGAGGAGCCGTGCAGGTTGAGGTGGTCCTGCAGCGGCGTGCAGTCTCCGGTGATGTCCAACGGGGTGAAGGTGACGCTGCCCGGGAGAGGGTTGGCGTAGTTGGCCCGCTGGATGAGGGTGTCGTCCAGGTCGAAGCCGAGGAGATGAACGTTTGATTCCGGGGTTTGCACTACATGCTTGTAAAGTGCTACGCTTAGTTCCTGCAATTTATGAAAGCAAAATACAGACATTGAATGAATGACAATCCATTATTTAACATTAACATAAACATACGAGCTACTTCTACCCCTGTGTTGCAGCCTACGTCCAGCAGCAATGTCGTGTGACTCCTATCGCTGTAGCCTAAATCCCCAAGGAGAGTGGTGGGGATCAGACTTAATCGGTTCTCCGGTGGGTTAAAAGTGTAATAATTTATGAAATTTCCAAAAAGAGCAGCGCCTGGTTCGTTTATTTCATCAACGGCATCGCCACCATTGTCACATGTCGCCATGTTgtggtagtagtagcagtagtgtTATTTTGTGCAACACTATAATGCTTCCGGGCAGGTCCGAAACTGTACCCGCCCACCGCAACACACAGGCTAAGTAACTTTAACAGAACACGTAAGGGTACGTTTTTCGGCTAGTTATTTAAGCAACGTGTCACATTaaacaacaatgaaacaaaTGGCACATGTGGCTATGTAGTAGTAGTTTTAGTACTGGCGTTGCGTGCAACCCCTCTTCCGGGAAGGTAACCGACACGTAAAGGACGTATATTACAAGCTACCGCATCAAAAAAAACCATTACCCTTTAACCATCAATATAATCACACCgtcatttatcatttaaattCACTGAGTGGATAAACAGAGTGCCCCAATGTAGTTCTCTGTAGGGCTCATTCGTGACCAAGGACACAAGAGTTAAAATGTTTGTccgcaaatgaatggaacaaaGTGTAGTACGCTATGTATGCAGAAAGTCCGCCATCATGGTAAGCACGAGTGGTGGGCGGAGCTTGGCGGACAATTGTGTAGAATGTATTCACAagctctgagctgagtataaaataaagttatacgctGTACGTACATTTTGATAAAATTGAttaatgttatttactgaataCAATGAATATATATGGATATACATATAGATGTGTAAAAATCCATTACACTACAGAAATATGATCTACATGGAGATGTCGAtaaaacctgagcagcagtatgaaatAAACGTTTCTTTATTTAACTTGTTTCTTGacaacaatgacaatgacaacaatGTTGTTATAAATTCTTCAGTATGTATAATTCAATGATAATGTAACAAAATAACCTGCAAGTGCGGGTAGGACCGCACCTGGCATCATTCATTACCATTCCCCTAATCCATTAATTGCCATTCCAATAAATTGATTTTAAACAATCGGGTTATAAAGAAcagaaatttgatttaaaaatacttATATGTGTGGCCAGAGGGGGGCAGTTTATCCGTTTGAGTAAAAGATAATTCACACAGACAACGCCACTGGGGAAGAAAGGGCCCCCACAACCCTGACAAACTTAATTGAAGGCCGCCACACGTCGGACACCACATACAGACTGAGGctgtaaaaaatacattgactttattttataacaacaataaaaacactatAGGCCTTTCGGGAATAAAATACACGTTGACACTGTAATGTAATGGATTATGAAccaatacaacaaaataaatcacacaaaacacagcaaccaatatgaacaaaaaatacatgcaaagtaatacaaaacaaaaggaACACAACTATATCAAACTAACCATACTGATCAACTGTATTAAAAGAAGATACAATTAAGAGTGCTTTGTTATTCCCACCAGTAGAGGGAGACCTTCCTCGGTTAGGAGCGCCGCTGGATGCGGCACTCAAAACACCAAGTCGGCCACACTAACCTGCCCGTGTAACCCG from Dunckerocampus dactyliophorus isolate RoL2022-P2 chromosome 8, RoL_Ddac_1.1, whole genome shotgun sequence encodes:
- the ppp4r1l gene encoding serine/threonine-protein phosphatase 4 regulatory subunit 1 isoform X1; translation: MAGLSLYFEDGHDDLDDFGFDDYGSECDGIRITAFLDAGQDNLTPLGRLEKYAFSENVFNRQIVARGLLDVLREFSDNENDFISVMETVARMSEDGEPTVRAELMEQVPNIAMFLHESRPNFPAAFSRYLVPIVVRYLTDPNNQVRKTSQAALLVLLEQGLISKADMESKVCPVLLDLTEPSSDDDYKIEAVAIMCKVVTMLSKDTVEHLLLPRFCDLCSDARLFQVRKVCAANFGEFCSIVGQEATEKLLIPKFFDLCSDSLWGIRKACAECFMMVSNSTSPEVRRAKLSPLFISLISDQSRWVRQAAFQSLGRFISTFANPTGAGLHFRDDGGLLDVSRCTSDSDCSLNSLNCSGIGDCHTERTIAHTPPNQDGRATPSPEHVPAADEMNYDDNHTLARGEMLDSYAHAGTNARNAKETTQTDENFNSFHFWRSPLPDISGELEFLSCQTGEVMVKEGRKEEKKEPEGNCLDSKASPGKTTSDQIKMVLDCLQPHMDDPDVQAQVQVLSAALKAAQLDSPSDNSPTESHLAPSADNDADSSSVESKSVEVQSEGEESLAEDEQTTESLSASESCPVQEQGDEETQTEPLEYPEVSPPDSPVLVSELIESVEEEGKNDSVSEDKPKVQQNIIPQQLLDQYLSMTDPARAQTVDTEIAKHCAFSLPGVALTLGRQNWHCLKDTYETLATDVQWKVRRTLAFSIHELAVILGDQLTAADLVPIFNGFLKDLDEVRIGVLKHLYDFLKLLHADKRREYLYQLQEFMVTDNSRNWRFRYELAEQLILIIELYSHYDVYDYLRQIALTLCSDKVSEVRWISYKLVVEILQKLYSSGADDLGLNFINELTVRFCHCPKWVGRQAFAFICQAVVEEDCMPMEQFSQHLLPSLLSLSSDPVANVRVLVAKALRQSIMEKAYFKEAGCAYSDELEETVMALQSDKDRDVRFFASLDPNKDLMDTAPLI
- the ppp4r1l gene encoding serine/threonine-protein phosphatase 4 regulatory subunit 1 isoform X2, which codes for MAGLSLYFEDGHDDLDDFGFDDYGSECDGIRITAFLDAGQDNLTPLGRLEKYAFSENVFNRQIVARGLLDVLREFSDNENDFISVMETVARMSEDGEPTVRAELMEQVPNIAMFLHESRPNFPAAFSRYLVPIVVRYLTDPNNQVRKTSQAALLVLLEQGLISKADMESKVCPVLLDLTEPSSDDDYKIEAVAIMCKVVTMLSKDTVEHLLLPRFCDLCSDARLFQVRKVCAANFGEFCSIVGQEATEKLLIPKFFDLCSDSLWGIRKACAECFMMVSNSTSPEVRRAKLSPLFISLISDQSRWVRQAAFQSLGRFISTFANPTGAGLHFRDDGGLLDVSRCTSDSDCSLNSLNCSGIGDCHTERTIAHTPPNQDGRATPSPEHVPAADEMNYDDNHTLARGEMLDSYAHAGTNARNAKETTQTDENFNSFHFWRSPLPDISGELEFLSCQTGEVMVKEGRKEEKKEPEGNCLDSKASPGKTTSDQIKMVLDCLQPHMDDPDVQAQVQVLSAALKAAQLDSPSDNSPTESHLAPSADNDADSSSVESKSVEVQSEGEESLAEDEQTTESLSASESCPVQEQGDEETQTEPLEYPEVSPPDSPVLVSELIESVEEEGKNDSVSEDKPKVQNIIPQQLLDQYLSMTDPARAQTVDTEIAKHCAFSLPGVALTLGRQNWHCLKDTYETLATDVQWKVRRTLAFSIHELAVILGDQLTAADLVPIFNGFLKDLDEVRIGVLKHLYDFLKLLHADKRREYLYQLQEFMVTDNSRNWRFRYELAEQLILIIELYSHYDVYDYLRQIALTLCSDKVSEVRWISYKLVVEILQKLYSSGADDLGLNFINELTVRFCHCPKWVGRQAFAFICQAVVEEDCMPMEQFSQHLLPSLLSLSSDPVANVRVLVAKALRQSIMEKAYFKEAGCAYSDELEETVMALQSDKDRDVRFFASLDPNKDLMDTAPLI
- the LOC129186187 gene encoding pre-miRNA 5'-monophosphate methyltransferase isoform X2, encoding MATCDNGGDAVDEINEPGAALFGNFINYYTFNPPENRLSLIPTTLLGDLGYSDRSHTTLLLDELSVALYKHVVQTPESNVHLLGFDLDDTLIQRANYANPLPGSVTFTPLDITGDCTPLQDHLNLHGSSHFHLTLCLAVTMWVHLNHGDAGLLRLLSRLAELSEHLLLEAQPWKCYRSAARRLRKLGRSDFDHFKKLQIRGDMSKHARRHLEGHCNMELVRSFGSTTWHRKLLLFKRK
- the LOC129186187 gene encoding pre-miRNA 5'-monophosphate methyltransferase isoform X1, which produces MATCDNGGDAVDEINEPGAALFGNFINYYTFNPPENRLSLIPTTLLGDLGYSDRSHTTLLLDVGCNTGELSVALYKHVVQTPESNVHLLGFDLDDTLIQRANYANPLPGSVTFTPLDITGDCTPLQDHLNLHGSSHFHLTLCLAVTMWVHLNHGDAGLLRLLSRLAELSEHLLLEAQPWKCYRSAARRLRKLGRSDFDHFKKLQIRGDMSKHARRHLEGHCNMELVRSFGSTTWHRKLLLFKRK